A genomic window from Gymnodinialimonas ceratoperidinii includes:
- a CDS encoding NepR family anti-sigma factor, producing the protein MEQQIDENLKRVYNDAMKDELPDRFMNLIAQLKAKEGAVSNGN; encoded by the coding sequence GTGGAACAGCAGATCGATGAGAACCTGAAACGAGTCTACAACGATGCGATGAAAGACGAACTGCCTGATCGGTTCATGAACCTGATTGCTCAGCTCAAGGCTAAGGAAGGTGCTGTCTCCAATGGCAACTGA
- a CDS encoding phospholipase D family protein: MTTTDKAERPITDLDVYFSASEAFPAFEKLCLGAKRNIIGCFRVFDTATPLRSAEGREIGETWFDLLLHVLNRGVAIDLTVSDFDPIVATDEHRRSWRTARQLAALDELSGNACLTFRIAMHPARVGYLPRRALKGMVAAELEAREPDPLTPGLHGLEPSDDLPLRPATHHQKIAVIDEEVVYVGGLDLNERRYDTWDHDQSAEQTWQDIQAVARGPVVAAAVAHLKSFRAVTAGEADPVPQAPGFLRTMSCRRQQDLTYISPRSLVTELEEMHLAAVARAKGLVYLETQFFRHAPLAQALVDAANQNENFACILVIPAAPEDRAFNGNDREDAMKAAQMQVKALGILTKGLGERLALAAPAQPRQAVEVPETAVIHGAPLIYVHSKLSLFGPDEAIISSANLNGRSFKWDTEVGLHLTEREMVEPLWDRALRHWLRDDVPDLNASPVEVVAHLNALLAENAAAAPQERSHFLLPFDHSDQLQLARPVPFIPDEMV; this comes from the coding sequence ATGACAACCACAGACAAAGCTGAACGTCCGATCACCGATCTGGACGTTTATTTTTCCGCCAGTGAGGCATTTCCGGCGTTCGAGAAGCTGTGTCTTGGAGCGAAACGCAACATCATCGGCTGCTTCAGGGTCTTCGACACCGCCACGCCCCTGCGCAGCGCGGAGGGGCGCGAGATCGGGGAGACGTGGTTCGACCTGTTGCTGCATGTGCTCAACCGCGGCGTTGCGATCGATCTGACGGTCAGCGACTTCGACCCGATCGTGGCGACGGACGAACATCGCCGGTCGTGGCGCACGGCGCGGCAGCTCGCGGCTCTCGATGAGCTGTCGGGCAATGCCTGCCTGACGTTCCGGATCGCGATGCATCCCGCGCGGGTGGGGTACCTGCCGCGGCGGGCGTTGAAGGGGATGGTGGCGGCCGAGCTGGAGGCGCGGGAGCCCGATCCGCTGACGCCGGGCCTGCACGGGCTGGAGCCGTCCGACGACCTGCCGCTGCGGCCCGCGACCCATCACCAGAAGATCGCCGTGATCGACGAGGAAGTCGTCTACGTGGGCGGGCTCGACCTGAACGAGCGGCGCTACGACACCTGGGACCACGATCAATCCGCCGAGCAGACCTGGCAGGATATCCAGGCCGTGGCCCGTGGCCCCGTGGTGGCTGCGGCTGTCGCGCATCTCAAGAGCTTCCGGGCGGTCACGGCGGGCGAAGCCGATCCGGTGCCGCAGGCCCCCGGTTTCCTGCGCACGATGTCGTGCCGGCGCCAGCAGGACCTGACCTATATCTCGCCCCGTTCATTGGTGACCGAGCTGGAGGAAATGCACCTTGCCGCCGTGGCGCGGGCCAAGGGGCTGGTCTACCTCGAGACGCAGTTTTTCCGCCACGCGCCGCTGGCGCAGGCGCTGGTGGATGCCGCCAACCAGAACGAGAACTTCGCCTGCATCCTCGTCATCCCCGCCGCGCCGGAGGACCGGGCGTTCAACGGCAACGACCGCGAGGATGCCATGAAGGCCGCGCAGATGCAGGTGAAGGCGCTGGGGATCCTGACCAAGGGTCTGGGCGAGCGTCTGGCATTGGCCGCGCCCGCGCAGCCGCGTCAGGCGGTGGAGGTGCCGGAGACGGCGGTGATCCATGGCGCGCCGCTGATCTACGTGCATTCCAAGCTGTCGCTGTTCGGTCCGGACGAGGCGATCATCTCCTCGGCGAACCTCAACGGGCGCAGCTTCAAGTGGGACACCGAGGTCGGGCTGCACCTGACCGAGCGCGAGATGGTCGAACCTCTCTGGGACCGCGCCCTGCGCCATTGGCTGCGCGACGATGTGCCGGATCTGAACGCCTCGCCGGTGGAGGTTGTGGCACATCTCAACGCGCTTCTGGCCGAGAATGCGGCCGCCGCGCCGCAGGAACGGAGCCATTTCCTGCTGCCCTTCGATCACAGCGACCAGTTGCAGCTGGCGCGTCCGGTGCCTTTCATTCCGGACGAAATGGTCTGA
- a CDS encoding response regulator: MASTEDSQDLSTELVSELPFLRRYARALTGAQDSGDRYAMATLETIVTDPTTVAEDASTKVGLFRVFHGIWSSSGAPTAEDTDDSSPLELRAQWRLSQLTANTREALLLHSVEGFSFEALARIMNVEQSEAEELVGRARAEMGDMVTGDILIIEDEGIIAMDLKSIVSDMGHKVTDIARTRDDAIAKGKAKVPDLILADIQLADKSSGIDAVNALLKELGDRPVIFITAFPERLLTGERPEPAFLITKPYSEDQVRAAVSQAMFFASSEHIEIAV; encoded by the coding sequence ATGGCATCCACTGAAGACTCGCAAGATTTGAGCACGGAACTTGTCTCCGAACTGCCATTTTTGCGCCGTTACGCCCGGGCGTTGACCGGCGCGCAGGATAGTGGAGACCGCTACGCCATGGCCACGCTGGAAACCATCGTGACAGACCCCACGACGGTGGCGGAGGATGCCTCCACCAAGGTCGGTCTGTTCCGTGTGTTCCATGGCATCTGGTCCAGCTCCGGCGCACCTACCGCCGAGGACACGGACGACAGCAGCCCCTTGGAACTAAGGGCACAGTGGCGTCTGTCTCAACTTACTGCCAACACCCGAGAGGCGCTTTTGTTGCACTCGGTCGAAGGATTTTCCTTCGAGGCGCTGGCCCGCATCATGAACGTGGAACAGAGCGAGGCGGAAGAGCTCGTCGGCCGTGCCCGTGCCGAGATGGGTGACATGGTCACCGGCGATATTCTCATCATCGAGGACGAGGGCATCATCGCGATGGACCTCAAGTCGATCGTGTCGGATATGGGACACAAGGTCACGGATATCGCCCGGACCCGCGACGATGCCATTGCCAAGGGAAAAGCCAAGGTTCCGGACCTCATCCTCGCCGACATCCAGCTGGCCGACAAATCGTCGGGCATCGACGCGGTCAACGCGCTGCTGAAGGAACTGGGCGACCGCCCCGTGATCTTCATCACCGCCTTCCCCGAGCGTCTGCTGACCGGCGAGCGTCCCGAACCCGCCTTCCTGATCACCAAGCCCTACTCCGAGGATCAGGTCCGCGCGGCCGTCAGCCAGGCGATGTTCTTCGCCTCGTCCGAGCACATCGAAATCGCGGTCTGA
- a CDS encoding RNA polymerase sigma factor yields the protein MATDPRDEIVDHLTSLRAFARSLTRSTAAADDLVQDTVVKAWSNIDKFQPGTNMRAWLFTILRNTFYSSHRKQKREVEDVDGDMAERLSEKPAHDGRLALKDFAVAFKQLPAEQRESLLLVGASGFSYEEAADMCDCAVGTIKSRVNRARKRLSEMLDLDENDKLELTDAATVAVVSGPAAA from the coding sequence ATGGCAACTGATCCACGTGATGAGATCGTTGACCATCTGACTTCCCTCCGTGCATTTGCAAGATCCCTGACCCGCAGCACTGCTGCGGCCGATGATCTCGTGCAGGACACCGTGGTGAAGGCGTGGTCTAACATCGACAAGTTCCAACCGGGGACGAATATGCGGGCATGGTTGTTCACCATCCTGCGTAACACGTTCTACTCTTCTCATCGCAAACAAAAGCGCGAAGTGGAAGACGTGGACGGGGATATGGCCGAACGTCTGTCGGAGAAGCCGGCTCATGACGGTCGTCTGGCGTTGAAGGACTTTGCCGTCGCGTTCAAGCAGCTGCCTGCCGAACAGCGTGAATCGCTGCTTCTCGTCGGGGCCTCCGGGTTCTCGTACGAAGAGGCCGCGGACATGTGCGACTGTGCCGTTGGCACGATCAAGAGCCGGGTCAACCGGGCGCGCAAGCGTCTGAGCGAAATGCTCGACCTCGATGAAAACGACAAGTTGGAGCTGACGGACGCCGCAACTGTAGCGGTGGTGTCCGGACCCGCCGCAGCATGA
- the acdA gene encoding 3-sulfinopropanoyl-CoA desulfinase produces MPHPLVQTARELAPLFASRAAHWDSTRSYCWSNIEALADAGIMGMSIPKDLGGEGASFLDVAMVVEEIARVCTLTARVVVEANMGGISAVMAYGTPEQKAFCAPIVRAGDKPAICITEPEAGSAATQMQTTARKQGNSYVLNGRKHWITGGGVSKLHLIFAQVLDEAGTPQGIGGFIVHADSQSGDVPEGFAVVGREHTMGLCGMPEAELRFDNLVVDQKWLLTPPSGLKRGFADLMTAYNSQRVGAGTIALGVAAGALDHAIRYMGEREQFGRPIAEFQGLQWMVADMDTQIHAARHLLHAAAQSGDAFPDMTMAARAKLFASEAAIKVVNDALQMFGARGYSSREPLERMYRDVRMFTIGGGTAQILRTQVAGSVLGIRVPQTRDGYVVSDAESRHAAE; encoded by the coding sequence ATGCCCCATCCTCTCGTCCAGACCGCCCGCGAACTTGCCCCGCTCTTTGCCTCCCGTGCCGCCCATTGGGACAGCACGCGCAGCTATTGCTGGAGCAACATCGAGGCACTGGCCGACGCGGGCATCATGGGCATGTCGATCCCCAAGGATCTGGGCGGTGAAGGCGCCAGCTTTCTCGACGTCGCGATGGTGGTGGAGGAAATCGCCCGCGTCTGCACCCTCACCGCGCGGGTGGTGGTCGAGGCCAACATGGGCGGCATCAGCGCCGTGATGGCCTATGGCACGCCCGAGCAGAAGGCCTTCTGCGCGCCCATCGTGCGCGCCGGCGACAAACCCGCGATCTGCATCACCGAGCCCGAGGCCGGCAGCGCCGCCACCCAGATGCAGACCACCGCGCGCAAGCAGGGCAACAGCTACGTGCTCAACGGTCGCAAGCATTGGATCACCGGGGGCGGCGTCTCGAAGCTGCACCTGATCTTCGCGCAGGTTCTGGATGAAGCCGGCACGCCGCAGGGCATCGGCGGCTTCATCGTTCATGCCGACAGCCAGAGCGGCGATGTGCCCGAGGGCTTCGCCGTCGTCGGGCGCGAGCACACCATGGGCCTCTGCGGCATGCCCGAGGCCGAGTTGCGTTTCGACAACCTCGTCGTCGATCAGAAGTGGCTCCTCACCCCGCCCTCCGGCCTGAAACGCGGCTTTGCGGACCTGATGACAGCCTATAACTCGCAGCGCGTGGGCGCGGGCACGATCGCGCTTGGCGTCGCGGCAGGCGCGCTGGACCATGCGATCCGCTACATGGGCGAGCGCGAGCAATTCGGCCGTCCCATCGCCGAGTTTCAGGGCTTGCAGTGGATGGTCGCGGACATGGACACCCAAATCCACGCCGCGCGGCACCTGCTGCATGCCGCCGCCCAGTCCGGCGATGCGTTCCCGGACATGACAATGGCCGCCCGCGCCAAGCTCTTCGCGTCGGAGGCCGCGATCAAGGTGGTCAACGACGCGCTGCAGATGTTCGGCGCGCGGGGCTACAGCAGCCGCGAACCGCTGGAGCGGATGTACCGCGACGTGCGCATGTTCACCATCGGCGGCGGCACCGCCCAGATTTTGCGCACGCAGGTGGCGGGCTCTGTCCTCGGCATCCGCGTGCCGCAAACCCGCGACGGATATGTCGTGTCTGACGCCGAAAGCCGCCACGCCGCAGAGTAG
- a CDS encoding AI-2E family transporter, with the protein MEKTVTSARATAVASIIIVVILLAVVLDHAQVLIAPVLTAIVLGLVLAPFVDFVERRGIPNSAAALLILAFFLFFAGAIFYFAEPIVNRAISNGPMIWAELRSSVEGLRNTVEDVQQIQETMNEALTDGEAAEGAAPAEAENEAVMRIPSIFDVLSYGPAILGGILIFVGTLYFFLTTRRDVYARTCRLIPSLTETLLIEAEARVSRYFLAITMINAGFGAAVMVAMSALGVPQPIMWGLATFLLNFMLYLGPGLITVALLVVGIVTFDGFWAVMPALAFISLNMVESQFVTPTFVGRHMALNPLMVFLSLVFWLWLWGPIGGLVAIPIVVWIRYIVSDGKDDEIPIPAPLPPED; encoded by the coding sequence ATGGAAAAAACGGTCACGTCGGCGCGCGCCACAGCGGTTGCCAGCATCATCATTGTTGTCATCCTTCTGGCGGTCGTGCTGGATCATGCACAGGTGCTCATCGCTCCGGTGCTGACCGCCATCGTCCTGGGCCTCGTCCTCGCCCCCTTCGTGGATTTCGTGGAACGCCGAGGCATTCCCAACAGCGCCGCGGCGCTTCTGATCCTCGCCTTCTTCCTCTTCTTCGCTGGCGCGATCTTCTATTTCGCCGAGCCCATCGTGAACCGTGCCATCAGCAACGGCCCGATGATCTGGGCCGAGTTACGCTCCTCCGTGGAGGGTCTGCGCAACACCGTCGAAGATGTGCAGCAGATACAGGAGACGATGAACGAAGCGCTGACCGACGGTGAAGCCGCCGAGGGCGCCGCCCCGGCAGAGGCCGAGAACGAAGCCGTGATGCGCATTCCCAGCATCTTTGACGTGCTCTCCTACGGCCCCGCGATCCTCGGCGGTATCCTGATCTTCGTCGGCACGCTCTACTTCTTCCTGACCACCCGCCGCGACGTCTACGCGCGCACCTGCCGCCTGATCCCCTCTTTGACCGAGACCCTCCTGATCGAGGCCGAGGCCCGCGTGTCGCGCTACTTCCTCGCGATCACCATGATCAACGCGGGCTTCGGCGCCGCCGTCATGGTCGCGATGTCCGCGCTCGGCGTGCCGCAACCGATCATGTGGGGGCTCGCGACCTTCCTGCTGAACTTCATGCTCTACCTCGGGCCGGGCCTGATCACGGTGGCGCTGCTGGTCGTCGGTATCGTGACCTTCGATGGCTTCTGGGCGGTCATGCCCGCCCTCGCCTTCATCTCCCTGAACATGGTGGAATCGCAGTTCGTCACCCCCACCTTCGTCGGCCGCCACATGGCGCTCAACCCGCTGATGGTGTTCCTGTCGCTGGTGTTCTGGCTCTGGCTCTGGGGGCCGATCGGCGGCCTCGTGGCGATCCCCATCGTGGTCTGGATCCGCTACATCGTGTCGGACGGCAAGGATGACGAGATCCCGATCCCTGCCCCGCTCCCCCCCGAAGATTAA
- a CDS encoding sensor histidine kinase: protein MWSRVTSLQARLALFLSLSILPLGFIAVVQTSAVVRDARALEQHDILARTAQAASAESALLRRADGAASALGASAAVVGSDSAQCDAIMARFVERAQAYVYASFTDAEGELACSSEGNEGVNWTEAEWQDFAERPRPVITVELGEDNGEQSVIVATVPAFDPISMDLLGAASVALPHSLTDTLLAAQVEDVQLALIDETGQVLSAGTGITDIGVFETLSITPEALGMNPRGITFNVLDDEGVQRLAALVPLIENRVYVLGLWDGEVQNYSVSILGAFTPLFPILMWATAFIVGYLALNRLVLRHLRVIRRRMAAFTFDNPGAGVANLEDPPAEFLQIADTYNGMIDRMVADRDEMEGNLEEKELLLREVHHRVKNNLQLIASILNMQMRNVSDDSAKRVLRRVQDRVMSLSTIHKALYTDQSMVHVRADKLLGEVVQAAFNVGVPQGADVTTEMILDPLDLDPDQAVPLALLANETVTNALKYIGRPENGMPHLTVRLIAGADRLVTLRVENTLGMPLTDHVGGDGTGLGARLVEAFVAQLGGESDVTTEKDMYRFETSFTAFPLEEDETAGEEADETAGVAQTG from the coding sequence TTGTGGAGTCGCGTCACGTCGCTGCAAGCGCGGCTGGCGCTGTTCCTCAGTTTATCCATCCTACCGCTTGGTTTCATCGCCGTCGTGCAGACCTCTGCCGTGGTGCGCGATGCCCGTGCGCTTGAGCAGCACGATATTCTCGCGCGGACGGCCCAGGCCGCGAGCGCGGAGAGCGCGCTGCTGCGCCGTGCCGATGGCGCGGCCTCGGCGTTGGGGGCCAGTGCGGCGGTGGTCGGGTCCGACAGCGCGCAATGCGACGCGATCATGGCGCGGTTCGTGGAACGCGCGCAGGCCTATGTCTATGCCAGCTTCACCGACGCCGAGGGCGAGCTTGCCTGTTCCTCGGAGGGGAACGAGGGCGTGAACTGGACCGAAGCGGAATGGCAGGACTTTGCGGAGCGCCCGCGTCCGGTGATCACGGTCGAGTTGGGCGAGGACAACGGAGAGCAATCGGTGATCGTGGCAACGGTGCCGGCCTTCGACCCGATCTCCATGGATCTGCTGGGGGCGGCATCGGTGGCGCTGCCCCACAGTCTGACGGACACCTTGCTGGCCGCGCAGGTCGAAGACGTGCAACTGGCGCTGATCGACGAGACGGGACAGGTCCTGTCCGCGGGCACGGGCATCACTGACATCGGCGTCTTCGAGACCCTGAGCATCACGCCGGAAGCGCTGGGCATGAACCCGCGCGGCATCACCTTCAACGTGCTCGACGACGAGGGCGTGCAGCGCCTTGCCGCACTGGTTCCGCTGATCGAGAACCGCGTCTACGTGCTGGGCCTTTGGGACGGCGAGGTCCAGAATTACTCGGTCTCGATCCTTGGCGCCTTCACGCCGCTGTTCCCCATCCTGATGTGGGCCACCGCCTTTATCGTCGGCTATCTTGCACTGAACCGGTTGGTGCTGCGGCACCTGCGCGTGATCCGCCGCCGCATGGCTGCTTTCACCTTCGACAACCCCGGCGCAGGGGTCGCGAACCTCGAAGATCCGCCGGCCGAGTTTTTGCAGATTGCCGATACCTACAACGGCATGATCGACCGCATGGTCGCGGACCGTGACGAGATGGAGGGCAACCTCGAAGAGAAAGAGCTGTTGCTGCGCGAAGTGCATCACCGGGTGAAGAACAACCTGCAGCTGATCGCCTCGATCCTGAACATGCAGATGCGCAACGTCTCGGACGATAGCGCCAAGCGCGTGCTGCGCCGTGTGCAGGACCGTGTGATGAGCCTCTCGACTATCCACAAGGCGCTTTATACCGACCAGTCGATGGTCCATGTGCGCGCCGACAAGCTGCTGGGTGAAGTGGTTCAGGCGGCGTTCAACGTGGGCGTGCCGCAGGGGGCGGATGTCACGACGGAGATGATCCTCGACCCGTTGGACCTTGATCCCGATCAGGCGGTGCCACTGGCGCTTCTGGCCAACGAGACGGTGACCAATGCGTTGAAATACATCGGCCGGCCCGAGAACGGCATGCCGCATCTGACGGTACGGCTGATCGCCGGCGCTGATCGGTTGGTGACGCTGCGGGTCGAGAACACGCTCGGCATGCCGCTGACCGACCATGTCGGCGGCGATGGCACCGGCTTGGGCGCGCGTCTGGTAGAGGCCTTCGTCGCGCAACTGGGCGGCGAGAGTGACGTAACGACGGAAAAAGATATGTACCGGTTTGAAACTTCTTTCACGGCATTCCCGTTGGAAGAGGATGAAACAGCGGGCGAAGAGGCGGATGAAACCGCCGGCGTCGCGCAAACCGGGTAA
- a CDS encoding DUF2383 domain-containing protein, with protein sequence MAVTSDLKHTAEASDAVARIATDVADVCDGYVVMAGRADEDLKPIVQRLYTMHATHLGALKAHLASMGGEPAEAGSPMGKIYQAMAAVRGWIGKLDLSALPQIIDGEQALVDSYDASIAATTEGTPIHVLLNSQQTALRAQIAVLKL encoded by the coding sequence ATGGCTGTGACATCCGACCTCAAACATACCGCCGAGGCGAGCGACGCCGTGGCCCGCATCGCCACTGATGTGGCCGATGTCTGCGATGGCTACGTCGTGATGGCGGGGCGGGCCGATGAGGACCTCAAACCCATCGTCCAGCGGCTCTACACGATGCATGCGACCCATCTGGGCGCGCTCAAGGCGCATCTGGCGAGCATGGGCGGCGAGCCGGCAGAGGCCGGCTCTCCCATGGGCAAGATCTATCAGGCGATGGCCGCCGTGCGCGGCTGGATCGGGAAACTGGACCTCTCGGCGCTGCCCCAGATCATCGATGGAGAGCAGGCCCTGGTCGACAGCTATGACGCTTCGATCGCCGCCACGACGGAGGGAACGCCCATCCATGTGCTGCTGAATTCACAGCAAACGGCACTGCGCGCGCAAATCGCAGTTTTGAAGCTCTGA
- a CDS encoding formate/nitrite transporter family protein, which produces MREEMAVRKATRLSSKLIYEVIRRDGEEELERPTRSLVWSGVAAGVLISFSVLAEAIFRTYLPDAPWTFLLENLGYSVGFLLVILGRMQLFTENTISTILPLVAERSCRGVLSVVRLWSIVLTANVVGALLAAAFMTQTSGISPEVLESINELSRHATGFSASEGFMRAVPAGVLVASIVWMMPSQNGGEVILVVIFTWLIAAGDFTHIIAGSVEMWVLVVQNELDATPAILGFFLPVLAGNVVGGTMVFALLAWGQVKDEVDAPDEDEAEDRARSRNAQRAAQPGQA; this is translated from the coding sequence ATGCGCGAAGAGATGGCCGTTCGTAAGGCAACCCGCCTTAGCTCGAAACTGATCTACGAGGTCATCCGACGTGATGGAGAGGAAGAGCTGGAGCGCCCCACCCGCTCGCTCGTCTGGTCCGGCGTGGCCGCGGGCGTGTTGATCTCCTTCTCGGTGCTGGCCGAGGCGATCTTCCGCACCTACCTCCCCGATGCGCCCTGGACCTTCCTGCTCGAAAACCTCGGCTATTCCGTGGGCTTCCTGCTGGTGATCCTCGGCCGGATGCAGCTGTTCACCGAGAACACCATCTCCACCATCCTGCCCCTCGTCGCCGAACGCTCCTGCCGGGGCGTTCTCTCCGTCGTGCGCCTGTGGAGCATCGTGCTCACCGCCAACGTGGTCGGCGCCCTCCTTGCCGCGGCCTTCATGACGCAGACCTCGGGGATCTCGCCCGAGGTGCTTGAGAGCATCAACGAGCTCTCGCGCCACGCCACAGGCTTCAGCGCCTCCGAAGGCTTCATGCGGGCGGTGCCCGCGGGCGTTCTCGTGGCCTCCATCGTCTGGATGATGCCGAGCCAGAACGGCGGCGAAGTCATCCTCGTGGTGATCTTCACGTGGCTCATCGCGGCGGGCGATTTCACCCATATCATCGCGGGCTCCGTGGAAATGTGGGTCCTTGTCGTCCAGAACGAGCTTGATGCCACCCCCGCGATCCTTGGCTTCTTCCTGCCCGTGCTGGCTGGCAACGTCGTAGGCGGAACCATGGTCTTCGCGCTTCTGGCCTGGGGTCAGGTGAAGGACGAGGTCGACGCGCCCGACGAGGATGAGGCGGAAGACCGCGCCCGGAGCCGCAATGCGCAACGCGCCGCGCAACCCGGCCAGGCCTAA
- a CDS encoding Dps family protein, with amino-acid sequence MTDTLKIVPSEDDVDTGVRDTAAVATGLADVLADTYRLTFKTHAYHWNVTGPAFYSIHKLTEEQYENMFSAADELAERIRALGELAPTRFDDIIARSRVEDLDEVPSAGGMIEDLAKDHEKLAHRLHALVELSGGQKDPVTEDLATARSAFHEQAAWMLRSIIAN; translated from the coding sequence ATGACCGACACATTGAAAATCGTGCCGAGCGAAGATGACGTTGATACCGGCGTGCGCGACACCGCCGCCGTGGCGACGGGCCTTGCCGACGTGCTGGCCGACACCTACCGCCTGACGTTCAAGACCCACGCCTACCACTGGAACGTGACGGGTCCGGCGTTTTACTCGATCCACAAGCTGACCGAAGAGCAGTACGAGAACATGTTCTCTGCCGCCGACGAGCTGGCCGAGCGGATCCGGGCGCTGGGTGAACTGGCACCGACGCGGTTCGATGACATCATCGCACGCTCGCGCGTGGAGGACCTCGACGAGGTGCCTTCGGCCGGTGGCATGATCGAAGACCTTGCCAAGGATCACGAGAAACTGGCCCACCGCCTGCACGCGCTGGTGGAACTGTCCGGCGGTCAGAAAGACCCGGTGACCGAAGACCTCGCGACCGCGCGGAGCGCCTTCCACGAGCAGGCCGCATGGATGCTGCGTTCGATCATCGCGAACTGA
- a CDS encoding phage holin family protein, whose amino-acid sequence MSAPQTNISASAHLLTEIVNQIGRILRKEAALAKAEVGENLSRAGAGIGMLVGAALLGLVALFAFAGAAVAALVSLAGWPVYWAALAVGGVLVLIAIILAMKGKNDLKPERLMPDRSISNVKRDVAAVKESINA is encoded by the coding sequence ATGTCCGCGCCTCAGACCAATATTAGCGCGTCTGCCCATCTGTTGACGGAAATCGTCAACCAGATCGGGCGGATCCTGCGCAAGGAAGCCGCCTTGGCCAAGGCCGAAGTCGGCGAGAACCTGTCCCGCGCAGGTGCAGGCATCGGCATGTTGGTCGGTGCGGCCCTGCTGGGTCTCGTGGCGCTGTTCGCCTTCGCCGGCGCAGCCGTGGCCGCGCTGGTTTCCCTGGCCGGTTGGCCGGTTTACTGGGCCGCGCTCGCCGTTGGTGGCGTTCTGGTTCTGATCGCGATCATCCTCGCGATGAAGGGCAAGAATGACCTCAAGCCCGAGCGTCTGATGCCCGACCGCAGCATCTCCAACGTGAAGCGTGATGTCGCCGCCGTAAAGGAGAGTATCAATGCCTAG
- a CDS encoding YihY/virulence factor BrkB family protein, giving the protein MPSSDVINPAPSRGEDASHPAAIPGKGYIDILLRVVKRVVKDQLSLLSAGIAFYGMLALFPALAALVALGGVFVDPAQIVTQFDTFLTALPDAAREIVQGQIVELTSADGDALSIAALIALVVAIYSASKGMANLIAGLNVAYEEVEKRGFFVLQLEVLALTVFMLFVGLFAIAALAVLPLVVDFIFISQTLSDLTLVLRWPLLILIASMAFTIVYRFGPSRRYAKWRWIAPGSLLAVLLWVTATLGFAWYVQAFGAYSDTFGTLAGVIVLLMWLWLSAFSILLGATIDAEMEAQTARDSTVGEDLPMGQRGAVKADNCVAGERDPD; this is encoded by the coding sequence ATGCCCTCGAGCGATGTCATCAATCCTGCCCCCTCGCGCGGGGAAGATGCCAGCCATCCCGCCGCGATCCCCGGGAAGGGCTACATCGACATCCTGCTGCGCGTGGTCAAACGGGTGGTGAAGGATCAGCTGAGCCTGCTGTCGGCGGGCATTGCCTTCTACGGCATGCTGGCGCTGTTCCCCGCACTGGCCGCCCTCGTGGCGCTGGGCGGTGTCTTCGTGGATCCGGCGCAGATCGTCACCCAGTTCGACACCTTCCTGACCGCGCTGCCCGATGCGGCGCGAGAGATCGTCCAAGGGCAGATCGTGGAGCTGACCTCGGCCGATGGCGACGCGTTGAGCATCGCGGCGCTGATCGCGCTGGTGGTGGCGATCTATTCGGCCAGCAAGGGCATGGCGAACCTGATCGCGGGGTTGAACGTCGCCTATGAAGAGGTTGAAAAACGGGGCTTTTTCGTCCTGCAACTGGAGGTGCTGGCGCTGACGGTCTTCATGCTGTTCGTCGGCCTCTTCGCAATTGCGGCGCTGGCCGTGCTGCCGCTGGTGGTGGATTTCATCTTCATCTCGCAGACGCTCTCGGACCTCACCCTGGTGCTGCGCTGGCCATTGCTGATCCTGATCGCGTCGATGGCCTTCACCATCGTCTACCGCTTCGGCCCGTCGCGCCGCTATGCCAAGTGGCGCTGGATCGCGCCCGGTAGCCTGCTGGCCGTGCTGCTCTGGGTCACGGCGACGCTGGGCTTCGCGTGGTACGTGCAGGCCTTCGGCGCCTATAGCGACACGTTCGGCACGCTGGCCGGCGTGATCGTGCTCCTGATGTGGTTGTGGCTGAGCGCCTTCTCGATCCTGCTGGGCGCCACCATCGACGCGGAGATGGAGGCGCAGACCGCGCGGGACAGCACCGTGGGGGAAGACCTGCCGATGGGGCAGCGCGGCGCGGTGAAGGCGGACAATTGCGTCGCCGGAGAGCGCGACCCGGACTGA